The nucleotide sequence ATGCTCGCACTGAAAAAAAGAGCGTTCACCCCTTTTCATTGCCCAAGGCTAAGACAGCAAAGATGGCTTTTATTGATTCGACCAGAATAGCGGTATGCCATAACTTGCGTCGGGTCTTTGATGACGTAGTGAGTCGAGGAAAAAGCAGTACAGGCTGGTTCTATGGCTTTAAACTTCTCTTGGTTATCCATGATTGCAGGGAGTTTTTGGAGGTCAAATTGATCCCGGTAATACGAATGATAGTCAACCGGTCAAACAGTGAGTGAAAAGGTTAAGTGGATATGGAGATAAAGGTTATCTTTCACAAGCCCTGTGTGAAGACCTGGCTGTGGAAGGAGTTACGTTGGTGACGAATATACCCAAGAAACTTCAAGATGCAGTTTTTAGCACCTGAAAATGGTCGTTAATTCTAGACATCAGCGAGTCCGCTATATCCGGTAGCGTTGTGGTGAAAAATTTGAAGACGTTGTCTCGAAATTCATGTTTATCCGCGAAATAACGGTTATTTCGAACCTGTTCATTCATGACCTTCCATAATCGTTCTATCGGGTTTAAATTTGGACTATAGGGAGGAAGGTAATGTAACTCAATATTGCTAACATAAGCCCACTCCTTCACAAGATGAGCTTTGTTGTAACCCGCTCCATCCACAATAAGGTGAATTTTTTGATGATAGTCAGGATAAGACTTTCTTATTTCATTGAAAAAACAGCAAATGTTGTAGTCGTTGATGGTCTGATATTCCTGGAACACCGTACGACCAATGGCATTCAGGTTGAGGGCGCCCAATATATTCAGGCGAGTCCGGCTTCCTGTTGTTTTGACGGTTTTTTTCTCGCCTTTTCGCATCCAGCCATAACTGAGTTTGGTGCCTTGAGTCGGGTGAACAGCATCAAGAAAAAGGATGGGTTCGTCTTTCGCTGTGACTTTAAGATTCTCATAATATTCAATAAATTGTCGCTGTTTTTCTGCGTCGAATTTATGAGGGACGCCACAAGGTTTTTTATAAGAAAAACCCTGACGGTGTAGCCATTTATTCATGCCGGGAATGCTAAAGGTAATATTCCAGAGCTGAGCAACATAGGCCACGATTTCATGGGTGTGATGGAAAAGATGTTGAGATAAGTGATTGATTAAAAAATCAGTTTGTTCTCGGGAAAGCAAACTATCAGACCCTCCATTATCAGATTTAAGTTTACCTTGATTAAGGTAATCACTGATATGGCGGTTAACGGTCATTTCATGAAGACGCAGGGCCTGAGCGATCATCACTGAACTCCAGCCTTCAGAGGCCAGCAGGACCGCTTTGATGCGATCACACTCCCTCTTATCACGGCAGGTGTGATGGAGATGTTCAAGTTCGGCTTTTTGTTCATCGGTAATGAATATTTTCATAGCGAGGATAATGATCTCCATTTCGGATAAAATCAAGCATCTTCAATGATTACGGGTATATACGCAAAAATATGAAAGCCAAAGCTTTATTACTATGGGATAACCTGATGTTAAAAAAATGTTTTGTGGTAGAGACCGTAGTGAATCAGTTGAAAAATATTTCTCAAATAGCACACTCAAGACATCGTAGTGTTCTCGGCTTTCTGCTGGAAGTCGTGTCAGGATTAATTGCCTACACTTTTCAACACAAAAAGCCGAGCTTAAATTTACGTAATTTTGAAATAGCTATCCCTAAACAAAACTGAGGTTAGTTAGCTTATTTAACCACTGATTGAAATGTGGGCATTGGGAACGAATTGTATCTAATCCAATATCACCGGCGATGAGTGGGCCGTGTAAGGTCTTATGGTAATTGGGTACTATCGCCAAAATACGCTTAGATGGTGCAGTTTGTGGGCTATTATTAATATCTTCAGGGCTATCAAATTGAGCTTTGATGGTTTGTAATACTGAAATGGGGGCGTTGTCATCAAGCCAATCCGCAAATTTTTCAGGTTGGCAAAACAATAGTGCTTCAAATTCATGTAATAACAGATTGGGAATAAAATTAGTTTGCCCAATATCATTAGCGAAAGCTTGCTCTAGCTTAACTACCCGTTCGTTGGCTGCATTATCCTGTTGTTCATTATAATCAGGGAAATCAGTAGGCAGGCCATAGTAGTCAATTAATGTTGTGACGAATGCACCGGGATCTTGTCGACATAAGCGAGTAATTTGATATTTTACCTTACCATAACTTGTAATACCGCCTTTCTGACTGGTACTCGTCTGAACTAATATTGGTGTCAGATAGATTTGCTGTGCTACAAAATAGGGAGCTAACACATCCCGCACAAAAGTTTCTTCCGTTTGCCCTTCTACAAAAACATTGATACGGATCATCGCTGTGGCCTCCCGCCGAGTAAATTTTTCTTCCATAATTCACCAAGGCTATAGTCTTCAAGCCATTCTGAAAGAAAGTCACTATTCAGACGCTTAAAGGTAGATTCCCCTTGTTGTTTGTCAACGATAATCAAATCATCAGCATCAAATTGATTGACCAGTTCGACTGACTGGGTAGAAATAATCAGTTGGTGCTTACTGCTGGCGTTTTTGATCAAACCAGCCAGTACATTAATAGCATAGGGGTGAAGTCCAAGCTCTGGTTCATCAATAATAATTGAACTTGGCATATAATCTTCGGGTTGCAGTAACACGGTAGTCAATAAAATAAATCGTAAAGTACCATCGGACAATTCACTCGCTTTAAAGGGAATATCCTGCTCTTTCT is from Photorhabdus laumondii subsp. laumondii and encodes:
- a CDS encoding IS630-like element ISPlu19 family transposase; protein product: MKIFITDEQKAELEHLHHTCRDKRECDRIKAVLLASEGWSSVMIAQALRLHEMTVNRHISDYLNQGKLKSDNGGSDSLLSREQTDFLINHLSQHLFHHTHEIVAYVAQLWNITFSIPGMNKWLHRQGFSYKKPCGVPHKFDAEKQRQFIEYYENLKVTAKDEPILFLDAVHPTQGTKLSYGWMRKGEKKTVKTTGSRTRLNILGALNLNAIGRTVFQEYQTINDYNICCFFNEIRKSYPDYHQKIHLIVDGAGYNKAHLVKEWAYVSNIELHYLPPYSPNLNPIERLWKVMNEQVRNNRYFADKHEFRDNVFKFFTTTLPDIADSLMSRINDHFQVLKTAS
- a CDS encoding DUF4276 family protein, translating into MIRINVFVEGQTEETFVRDVLAPYFVAQQIYLTPILVQTSTSQKGGITSYGKVKYQITRLCRQDPGAFVTTLIDYYGLPTDFPDYNEQQDNAANERVVKLEQAFANDIGQTNFIPNLLLHEFEALLFCQPEKFADWLDDNAPISVLQTIKAQFDSPEDINNSPQTAPSKRILAIVPNYHKTLHGPLIAGDIGLDTIRSQCPHFNQWLNKLTNLSFV